A part of Vulcanisaeta moutnovskia 768-28 genomic DNA contains:
- the kdgK gene encoding bifunctional 2-dehydro-3-deoxygluconokinase/2-dehydro-3-deoxygalactonokinase, giving the protein MVVAVLMPEVVALGEPLVQFNAVTDGPLRHVTYFEKHATGTEANVCVALVRLDVSCGLITRLGADEFGLFIYNWLRGESVDVSHVKFDPERPTGIYFVQRNYPIPGVSDVLYYRRGSAASALGPDDVDPDYVSGARVFHTTGITMAISDTARSAAFKYLEVARSKGVTTSFDVNYRRKLWANVDDAINVLSKALNFADIVFLDEDEANLLLGISAIDDVLRELRSKFGINRAVLKLGLKGSVAYWEGRIVKVDAFRVPVKDPIGAGDAYAGVFLASILRGHDVEKAMRRASAAAAMVVMVRGDEENLPREDDLRRFLEGYGRQVDLR; this is encoded by the coding sequence ATGGTTGTTGCAGTTTTAATGCCTGAGGTTGTGGCTTTAGGTGAGCCTCTGGTTCAGTTTAATGCCGTGACCGATGGACCGCTTAGGCACGTTACCTACTTTGAGAAGCATGCAACTGGTACCGAGGCTAACGTCTGTGTTGCCCTGGTCAGACTTGATGTTAGTTGCGGGTTAATAACGAGGCTTGGTGCTGATGAGTTTGGCTTGTTCATTTATAATTGGCTTAGGGGTGAGAGCGTCGATGTTAGTCACGTTAAGTTTGATCCCGAGAGGCCCACGGGTATTTACTTCGTTCAGAGAAATTACCCAATACCAGGTGTTAGTGATGTGCTCTATTACAGAAGGGGTTCTGCGGCCTCTGCTCTAGGCCCTGATGATGTGGATCCAGACTACGTTAGTGGCGCTAGGGTTTTTCACACTACGGGTATAACCATGGCCATTAGCGATACTGCCAGGTCAGCTGCGTTTAAGTATTTAGAGGTTGCTCGTAGTAAGGGCGTCACTACGTCGTTTGATGTTAATTATAGGAGGAAGCTGTGGGCTAACGTTGATGATGCAATTAATGTATTGTCTAAGGCCCTTAATTTTGCAGATATTGTGTTTCTCGATGAGGACGAGGCTAATCTATTGCTCGGTATATCCGCCATTGATGATGTGCTTAGGGAATTACGCTCAAAGTTTGGTATTAATAGAGCCGTGCTTAAGCTTGGCCTTAAGGGCTCAGTGGCATATTGGGAGGGTAGGATTGTTAAGGTTGATGCCTTTAGGGTTCCTGTTAAGGATCCGATTGGCGCTGGTGATGCCTATGCAGGTGTTTTCCTTGCATCAATACTTAGGGGTCATGATGTGGAGAAAGCAATGAGAAGAGCTTCAGCTGCGGCTGCCATGGTCGTGATGGTTAGGGGCGATGAGGAGAACTTGCCTAGGGAGGATGACCTGAGGAGGTTTCTCGAGGGTTATGGTAGGCAAGTGGACCTTAGGTAA
- a CDS encoding long-chain-fatty-acid--CoA ligase codes for MRFIRGFPSTMMDDYPLNVHAIIRHAALYFGENEVVSRDVDGNIIRLTYRDTYDRVQRMASMLEGELGVRPGDRVGALGVNTHRYYELYYAVSGIGAVFVEMNFRLSPIEITHVANHSKVKVLFIDAPLLPQFKSIIPQFKHVEKVIVMGKVNETIELSGLKVYHYEDLIKSGSKYDFPLIDEKSACCACYTSGTTGMPKGVYYSHRSFVLHAMAIHQVFPMNPSDSLLQLVPLYHVNGWGMPFAATIVGSKLVFPGMWSINDLKPIIDLMINEGVTRSNGVPSVWISILNYLRSMNPKPRFNMKVVSGGSEPPVAMMRGLSEFGIEVIHAYGSTETSPLTHVYVIKPEVLNKLRSDDEYWSHRAKQGLPVFPMERKVVDEYGRDVPWDGKTPGELLERGPWAIREYFNDKRTFDSFYGEGFDIWWKSGNAVVIDEDGYMKIVDRLKDLIKSGGEWVSSVDMENYLMAHPVVYEATVIGVPNPRWGERPLAFVVLKPEYKDKNKDALRKELLDHLSSRFVKWQLPEILFVESIPKTSTGKFDKKVLREQYKDYFGKEKNSEI; via the coding sequence ATGCGTTTTATTAGGGGTTTTCCGTCGACCATGATGGATGATTATCCATTAAATGTTCATGCAATAATAAGGCATGCTGCTTTATACTTTGGTGAGAATGAGGTTGTGTCTAGGGACGTTGATGGTAATATCATTAGGTTAACGTATCGTGATACCTATGATAGGGTCCAGAGAATGGCTTCAATGCTTGAGGGTGAGTTAGGCGTGAGACCTGGTGATAGGGTTGGTGCATTGGGTGTTAATACCCATAGATATTACGAGCTATACTATGCCGTGTCAGGAATTGGCGCCGTCTTTGTTGAGATGAACTTCAGGCTCTCACCCATTGAGATAACCCATGTGGCTAACCACTCAAAGGTTAAGGTATTATTCATAGATGCGCCGCTCTTACCTCAATTTAAGAGTATAATTCCGCAGTTTAAGCATGTTGAGAAAGTCATAGTGATGGGTAAAGTGAACGAGACTATTGAATTAAGTGGATTGAAGGTTTATCATTACGAGGACTTAATAAAGAGCGGCAGTAAGTATGACTTTCCTCTTATTGATGAAAAATCGGCCTGTTGTGCATGTTATACATCAGGTACAACGGGTATGCCGAAGGGTGTTTATTATTCACATAGATCTTTCGTACTTCACGCAATGGCTATTCACCAGGTATTTCCCATGAACCCAAGCGATTCGCTACTCCAACTTGTTCCACTATATCACGTTAATGGATGGGGCATGCCCTTCGCGGCCACGATAGTTGGCTCAAAGTTAGTATTTCCAGGTATGTGGAGTATTAACGATCTTAAGCCCATAATTGACTTAATGATAAATGAAGGAGTTACGCGATCAAACGGGGTACCCAGTGTTTGGATATCAATACTTAACTACTTGAGGTCAATGAATCCTAAACCACGCTTCAACATGAAGGTCGTGAGCGGCGGCTCAGAGCCACCGGTGGCTATGATGCGCGGCTTAAGTGAATTTGGTATCGAGGTAATACATGCCTACGGTTCCACAGAGACCTCCCCACTCACACATGTGTACGTAATTAAACCTGAAGTACTTAATAAATTAAGGAGTGATGATGAGTATTGGTCACATAGGGCTAAGCAGGGCTTACCTGTGTTTCCCATGGAGCGTAAAGTCGTCGATGAATATGGCCGTGATGTCCCCTGGGATGGGAAGACTCCTGGTGAATTACTTGAGAGAGGCCCCTGGGCCATTAGAGAATACTTTAACGATAAGAGGACGTTTGATTCATTCTATGGAGAGGGCTTCGATATTTGGTGGAAAAGTGGTAATGCAGTTGTTATTGATGAGGATGGGTATATGAAGATTGTGGATAGGCTCAAGGATTTAATAAAAAGCGGTGGTGAATGGGTATCAAGTGTTGATATGGAGAATTACCTAATGGCGCACCCAGTAGTTTATGAGGCTACAGTAATTGGAGTACCGAATCCAAGGTGGGGCGAGAGACCATTGGCTTTCGTGGTCTTAAAACCTGAGTATAAGGATAAGAATAAGGATGCCTTAAGGAAGGAGTTACTAGATCACTTATCAAGTAGGTTTGTAAAATGGCAGCTGCCAGAGATATTATTTGTTGAGTCAATACCAAAGACGAGTACCGGAAAATTCGATAAGAAAGTGCTTAGAGAACAATATAAAGATTACTTTGGTAAGGAAAAGAATAGTGAGATATAG
- a CDS encoding potassium channel family protein, with amino-acid sequence MVIPITALRILKRLRRIARSVIFYSLILFLAILFIGALIMYLIEYGKNPGFNNYFNAVWFVMETITTVGYGDIVPNTFLGKVVDMVIMPVGIAVISLLTASIATELTNVAIMRSMGQHTTSKGKHIIVIGDVDRALRVINVIIDLMNRKGEVVDILYLNNGDKPSSLPADVEFIHGDPFNTNDLLRAGVDKASTVVILPFNDPDTKTADAKVILLIMSVRKLNTDAYVIAEVLNEVNRDYALRAGANSVISLGSFTTIMIANEVFDRGLSSVLMNIINKGNLGLIKADEYVGSRFIDVMQMIKSKLNYLVIGVVRGNEVILNPSNDFVIQSSDSLLIIK; translated from the coding sequence ATGGTCATACCTATTACTGCTTTGAGGATTTTGAAAAGGCTTCGTAGGATTGCCCGAAGCGTTATATTTTACTCATTAATTTTGTTCTTGGCTATTTTATTCATTGGCGCCCTTATTATGTATTTGATTGAGTATGGTAAGAACCCTGGATTTAACAATTATTTTAATGCTGTTTGGTTCGTGATGGAGACTATAACAACCGTTGGTTATGGCGACATTGTACCTAACACATTCCTTGGTAAGGTGGTTGACATGGTTATTATGCCCGTGGGTATTGCCGTAATAAGCCTACTGACAGCCTCAATAGCCACTGAATTAACTAATGTTGCGATAATGAGGAGCATGGGCCAACACACAACCTCAAAGGGTAAGCATATTATTGTGATTGGTGATGTTGATAGAGCCTTAAGGGTTATTAATGTCATTATCGACTTAATGAATAGAAAGGGTGAGGTCGTTGATATTCTTTATCTGAATAATGGTGATAAGCCGTCGTCATTACCTGCCGATGTTGAGTTCATTCACGGGGATCCATTCAATACTAATGACTTGTTAAGGGCTGGTGTTGATAAGGCCTCTACGGTAGTGATACTTCCATTTAATGATCCTGATACTAAGACAGCCGATGCGAAGGTTATATTATTAATCATGAGTGTTAGGAAGTTGAATACTGACGCTTATGTGATTGCTGAGGTTCTTAATGAAGTTAATAGGGATTATGCATTAAGGGCCGGTGCTAATTCTGTGATTTCCCTGGGCTCCTTCACGACCATTATGATAGCTAATGAAGTCTTTGATCGTGGTTTATCATCAGTACTAATGAACATAATTAATAAGGGTAACCTGGGCCTAATTAAGGCCGATGAGTATGTTGGATCACGCTTCATAGATGTCATGCAAATGATTAAGTCGAAGCTAAATTATTTAGTCATTGGTGTAGTTAGGGGTAATGAGGTTATTCTTAATCCAAGTAATGATTTCGTAATTCAATCAAGCGATTCACTACTAATCATTAAGTGA
- a CDS encoding uroporphyrinogen-III synthase, giving the protein MVKVLILRASGKIRPISINGVDIIQIPVIKITPNEDVINKISLEDANYIIVMSTTVVKYLGNALGKLGGSVRVIGVGPQTCNEVEKLGVKCEMPSEFSSYGIIEIMKKLPRGKVVILRSLRGNDYVKNELQRIGYDAVEYGIYDLTPDPISVDIACRLINYVDYVVFMSSMTYEAMKDCTKNVLKGKTAVAIGRVTANRMKSDGINALIPSEYTLNGILRVLINHLMISSESLD; this is encoded by the coding sequence ATGGTTAAAGTCCTGATTCTTAGGGCGTCAGGAAAGATAAGGCCAATTTCGATAAATGGCGTTGATATTATACAAATACCTGTCATTAAAATCACGCCTAATGAGGATGTGATTAATAAGATATCCCTTGAGGATGCTAATTATATAATCGTAATGAGCACGACAGTGGTAAAGTACCTAGGGAACGCCTTAGGGAAGTTGGGTGGTAGCGTAAGGGTCATTGGCGTGGGGCCACAAACATGCAATGAGGTGGAGAAGTTGGGTGTCAAGTGCGAGATGCCCAGTGAATTCTCAAGCTATGGCATTATTGAAATAATGAAGAAATTACCACGAGGAAAGGTGGTGATACTGAGGTCATTAAGGGGCAATGACTATGTGAAAAATGAGCTTCAGCGAATTGGTTATGACGCAGTTGAATATGGTATTTATGACTTAACACCCGATCCAATCAGTGTTGATATTGCATGTAGGCTTATTAATTACGTCGACTACGTGGTTTTCATGAGCTCCATGACTTATGAAGCAATGAAGGATTGCACTAAGAACGTGCTTAAGGGCAAGACTGCAGTAGCCATTGGCAGGGTTACGGCAAATCGAATGAAGAGCGATGGCATAAATGCATTAATACCAAGTGAATACACGCTTAACGGTATTTTGAGGGTGCTAATTAATCACTTAATGATTAGTAGTGAATCGCTTGATTGA
- a CDS encoding NAD-dependent epimerase/dehydratase family protein, which translates to MRVLITGGAGFIGSFLTEKLVESGFDVIVIDNLSSGDLGRLSDVIDRIRFVKDDLKNPSDPEAFQNVDTVFHLAANPEVRISVTEPRTHFDENILVTFNVLELSRKYGIKNIVYASSSTVYGDARVIPTPEDHPIQPISIYGAAKAAGEVMCGTYARLYGMNCVALRYANIVGPRLRHGVIYDLLMKLRKNPEELEVLGDGTQEKSYLYITDTINATLMAWEYAVKNSGVYVYNVGNWDLINVREIVNIIVKVSGFNPRITYRPATPDGRGWPGDVKRMLLSIDKIVREVGWKPNMSSKDAIETTAKALSQELGVGEWLKS; encoded by the coding sequence ATGAGGGTTTTAATAACTGGTGGTGCTGGTTTTATTGGTTCATTCCTAACGGAAAAACTTGTAGAGTCTGGGTTTGATGTGATTGTGATTGACAATCTAAGCTCTGGAGACCTAGGAAGGCTTAGTGATGTAATAGACAGGATAAGATTTGTTAAGGATGACCTAAAGAACCCTAGTGATCCCGAGGCTTTCCAAAACGTTGATACTGTATTTCACCTTGCTGCGAACCCCGAGGTTAGGATATCGGTAACTGAACCAAGGACGCACTTTGATGAGAACATATTGGTTACATTTAACGTACTTGAACTTTCCCGTAAATATGGCATTAAGAATATTGTCTATGCATCATCTAGTACAGTGTATGGTGACGCTAGGGTCATACCAACACCTGAGGATCACCCAATACAACCCATTAGTATCTACGGAGCTGCTAAGGCAGCTGGTGAGGTAATGTGCGGAACCTACGCTAGGCTTTATGGAATGAACTGCGTGGCTCTTAGGTATGCGAATATTGTTGGTCCTAGGCTTAGGCATGGCGTGATTTATGACTTACTAATGAAGCTGAGGAAGAACCCAGAGGAACTTGAGGTTCTTGGTGATGGAACTCAGGAGAAGTCATACCTATACATAACTGATACGATAAACGCCACATTAATGGCTTGGGAATATGCGGTGAAGAATAGCGGTGTTTATGTGTATAATGTGGGTAATTGGGATTTAATAAACGTTAGGGAGATAGTCAATATTATTGTTAAAGTATCAGGTTTTAATCCGAGGATTACGTACAGACCAGCGACACCAGATGGCAGAGGATGGCCGGGAGATGTTAAACGAATGTTATTATCCATAGATAAGATAGTGAGGGAAGTTGGTTGGAAACCAAATATGAGCAGTAAGGATGCTATTGAGACAACGGCTAAGGCTTTATCGCAGGAACTTGGTGTTGGCGAATGGTTAAAGTCCTGA
- a CDS encoding sirohydrochlorin chelatase, producing the protein MTLGINVKIIIVLHGSQDSDYVSSVRYFASRVGVNYAFISYTKPLVSDTIGDLYMPLFVGYGKDYEKAVLMTGFRTPPLLRWPRIKEFLLSMGPGLYVFHGDTNPRFINDVGKLGLHDVAFLKIKQTLEEYVSNHCPDRVIPVVLTRGVIYKEIVNTVNSSCSKTEVLNPLFELDSFINYFKDVLPWLIKNTRPIG; encoded by the coding sequence GTGACACTTGGCATCAATGTGAAAATAATAATCGTGCTTCATGGATCACAGGATAGCGATTACGTAAGTAGTGTAAGGTACTTTGCGAGTAGGGTTGGTGTTAATTACGCATTTATTTCATACACCAAACCACTAGTAAGTGATACTATTGGTGATTTATATATGCCGTTATTTGTTGGATACGGTAAGGATTATGAAAAGGCTGTGCTTATGACGGGTTTTAGGACACCACCACTACTGAGATGGCCAAGAATTAAGGAATTTTTACTAAGTATGGGGCCTGGCTTATACGTATTTCATGGGGATACAAATCCTAGGTTTATAAATGACGTTGGTAAATTAGGCCTGCATGACGTTGCGTTTCTTAAGATTAAACAAACATTAGAGGAGTACGTAAGTAATCATTGCCCAGATAGGGTAATACCTGTGGTTTTAACTCGTGGCGTAATTTACAAAGAGATAGTAAATACTGTGAACTCGTCATGCTCAAAAACAGAGGTGCTAAATCCATTGTTTGAGCTCGACTCATTCATAAATTACTTCAAGGATGTATTGCCTTGGTTGATAAAGAATACAAGGCCTATAGGGTAA
- a CDS encoding cobalamin biosynthesis protein, with the protein MVDKEYKAYRVIMIIELLILYYVTILIASVILDLILGEPKGIFINIHPVVLCGKIAYKLFKSGGKHYGVFLWFASVVPIAIIYYLIPRVLIVINIVIGIIVYAYFLKLTFSIKLMRDYAKKIMRSIESGDLNNARTFTQEIVRRNVWELDAAHLMSAVIESLAESLVDGLLSPLFYFALFGLPGALLQRLSNTMDSMVGYRGWPYEDVGWFSAKIDTILNYIPARLSSIVILVASALIGLDWRNSIRIAVREHDNVRSINSGWPMASFAGALGTMLEKVGAYRINSNMPGPDIIKLKSALRLFDVSVIIVLVIILIFLIVRALLVSLFI; encoded by the coding sequence TTGGTTGATAAAGAATACAAGGCCTATAGGGTAATTATGATAATTGAACTATTAATACTATATTACGTGACTATTCTAATAGCATCAGTAATATTAGATTTGATACTTGGTGAACCTAAGGGTATTTTCATAAACATTCATCCTGTTGTTCTTTGTGGGAAGATAGCATATAAATTATTTAAATCAGGTGGTAAACATTACGGTGTATTCCTGTGGTTCGCTTCCGTAGTTCCAATAGCAATTATTTATTACTTAATACCACGTGTTCTAATCGTAATTAATATCGTGATAGGCATTATCGTTTATGCATATTTTTTGAAGTTAACATTTTCTATAAAGCTAATGAGAGACTACGCTAAGAAAATAATGAGGAGTATTGAGTCGGGGGATTTAAATAATGCACGTACTTTCACACAAGAAATCGTTAGAAGGAATGTTTGGGAGCTAGATGCTGCCCATTTAATGTCGGCTGTGATTGAAAGTTTAGCTGAATCCCTTGTTGATGGTCTTCTTTCGCCCTTATTTTACTTCGCATTGTTTGGATTGCCAGGAGCCTTACTCCAAAGATTATCCAATACCATGGATTCCATGGTCGGTTATAGAGGGTGGCCCTACGAGGATGTTGGTTGGTTTTCCGCCAAGATTGACACAATATTGAATTACATACCCGCAAGACTATCATCTATAGTAATATTAGTAGCATCTGCATTGATAGGGTTGGACTGGAGGAATAGCATTAGGATTGCAGTTCGTGAACATGATAATGTAAGAAGTATTAATTCTGGTTGGCCTATGGCATCCTTCGCTGGGGCATTGGGAACTATGCTTGAGAAGGTCGGTGCATATAGGATTAATAGTAATATGCCTGGTCCTGATATAATTAAGTTGAAATCAGCTCTTAGGTTATTTGATGTCTCGGTTATTATAGTACTAGTAATTATCTTAATATTCTTGATTGTTAGAGCGCTCCTTGTATCATTATTTATTTAA
- a CDS encoding Lrp/AsnC ligand binding domain-containing protein — protein MASITTSSGEATPAEIERQLTERQLQVLQYLLKKAVPLKVYTVYADQDELARELGMTRQALSVHLKKLKDFGLIRTGREFVDVTDKALKVLRMSSNEAIILVKVQPRYRTIIYEKIKELPIEKAYRVSGDYDVILITREVNVNDILRVLSMMEGIEDTKTFISLETLRE, from the coding sequence ATGGCTTCCATAACCACATCAAGTGGAGAGGCGACACCGGCTGAAATCGAGAGGCAACTAACCGAAAGACAACTCCAGGTTCTTCAATACCTACTTAAAAAGGCTGTCCCGCTTAAGGTGTACACGGTATATGCGGATCAGGATGAGCTGGCCAGGGAACTGGGGATGACTAGGCAGGCACTTAGTGTTCACCTTAAGAAGCTTAAGGACTTTGGGTTAATAAGGACCGGCCGTGAATTCGTTGATGTAACGGATAAGGCGCTTAAGGTATTAAGAATGAGTTCTAATGAAGCGATAATACTCGTTAAGGTGCAGCCTAGGTATAGAACGATAATTTACGAGAAGATTAAAGAGCTACCCATTGAGAAGGCCTATAGGGTGTCTGGTGATTATGATGTAATACTAATAACGAGGGAGGTTAATGTAAATGATATATTGCGTGTATTAAGCATGATGGAGGGTATTGAGGATACAAAGACCTTCATATCCCTAGAGACACTTAGGGAGTGA
- a CDS encoding DUF357 domain-containing protein, whose translation MEAANPETRIDAYIRNVANALVQIEREGVKNDVVEIARAYLKDSIYYLSRGDQFNALATIAYAEGLLDALRLLGIAQFNWSKTDDLIRRAQNKVFVAGTFEIIHPGHIAYLRHAWTLGRVVAVIARDSTVRRIKNRDVIIPERQRLEVVSNIVYVHKARLGYEDDMFRVVEEERPNIILLGPNQPFNENSLREELRKRELGNIEVVRFNDYVDCPLCSTTRILKAISNRFNQG comes from the coding sequence ATGGAGGCGGCAAATCCTGAAACTAGGATAGACGCGTACATAAGGAATGTGGCTAATGCACTTGTTCAAATAGAGAGGGAGGGTGTTAAGAATGATGTAGTTGAGATAGCAAGGGCATATCTAAAGGATTCGATATATTACTTGTCAAGGGGTGATCAATTCAATGCATTAGCAACGATTGCATATGCCGAGGGCCTACTCGACGCATTAAGGCTACTTGGAATTGCCCAATTTAACTGGAGTAAGACGGATGACTTAATCAGGAGGGCTCAGAATAAGGTGTTTGTTGCTGGTACATTTGAAATAATTCATCCAGGGCACATAGCCTACCTAAGGCATGCTTGGACTCTTGGCCGAGTCGTTGCAGTGATTGCCCGTGACTCAACGGTTAGAAGAATTAAGAATAGGGACGTTATCATACCCGAGAGACAGAGACTGGAGGTTGTTAGTAATATTGTTTATGTTCATAAGGCTAGACTTGGCTATGAGGATGACATGTTCAGGGTAGTTGAGGAGGAAAGACCAAACATAATATTACTTGGTCCTAATCAACCATTTAATGAGAATTCGTTAAGAGAGGAATTGAGGAAGAGGGAATTGGGCAATATCGAGGTCGTTAGATTTAATGACTATGTTGATTGCCCACTATGTAGCACTACAAGGATACTTAAGGCTATAAGTAATAGATTCAATCAAGGTTAA